ggaggggctCGGGGGAGAATCACAGGTTTTCCACTCCTAGCTCCTCTTTGATGAGACCCATAACTGACTTCACAGGAGACGGCTCCCTTGTTCACAGGGAGTGCTCTGGCGGGCCAACACCGCCCTGCAGAGCTCAGCCCAGTGGGTGGCAGGCACTCACCACTGTCACAGTGATGGTGGCTGGCGTGtccccagccaggcacagtagtaAGGGCCTTCTGGGAATTTGCTTTTTCACCAGGAGGGAAACTACCACTATTTCCTTTATTTAGAGCTTTAGTGTCCACAGGTGGTGTGGCTGTCTGCACCTCCCAGGTGGGATCAGACACTGCGAGGCAGGTTAGAAAGCCTGTGGTCTGTCCACACCGTGACCCAGAGAGCTAACAGGACCACTGAGCACGCGTCCCTCCCTGCGGCTCCCTGGTCCTCCAGCCATGGTGCCATCAGCCTGGGCCCCCACCCAGGATCACTGACGACCACTCCAATCTCACCCCTTTCCCCGCCAGGCTTCCCAGTGCCTCCCAGGCACTCACTGAATGGAAGTCTGTGCGCTGTTCATGACCACCCGGAGGCTCTGCAAGGCCACGTCGGCGTTCTGCTTCACCACGGTCAGGCTGGCGCCCTGGCCGCACCGCAGGGCTTCATTCTCTCGCTGGAAGTTGGAGACCTGCGCCTGGGGGGACGGTTATGGCTAAGGAGAGAACAGCTCCGAGGCAACCCGGCTGAAAGTCAACACCTGGCAAGGCGAGGGCTTACCCGTGGGGGCCTGGCACTCAGGATGGGTGCTCTGGCCTAACTGGGGGCTTGCCTCTGGGACTGGGGGCCTAATGGCTTCCCCTTCACTCTAGTACATGCCCAGCACCCAGCTCTATGGAAACACGGACTCCTACAAGTGGATGCCCCGTGCCAGACCCCAAACTCCCAACAGAGCTCCAGGGCCTCCCTCTGCTTCAGGCCCTGACAGGAAGCGGCTGCTGTCCTCATTTGAAGTCCTTTCTCTGCTTGGGCTCAGGGGAAACCCCAGCAgagtctttctcctctttcttcctgaaTTCATTATGTGACTCCACAAATCAAAGGAAAACACTGAAGTCCTTTCTTTAATTACCTGGAGCAAACTGATTTCCTGTTTCAGTTTCACGACGTGATTTTCTGCCTTTACAGCCCGTTTCTGTTACccaaaaaaaccataaaaaaaaaccacaaaaagcaTCACTGATGTCCTCACATCCATACCGGACACGGGCCCCAACCCAGGGAGCAGGAGGCCACCCAACCTGGCTGTGGCCCTTCACAGCCCCTGTGCCCCACCGAGTCCCGCCTCCACTCTCAGACCACCCCTGGGAAGGACTCATCTCGCAGCGTCTGTGCTCTGGCCTCCCACTCCCCACAGATGCCCTCGTGGGCCAGCTATCCCCAGGCACAGCGAGACAGCGATGTCAAGGGACACCGGTCCCAGAGAGCCACACGGCCCCGCTCCCAAGGGCAGGCTGCACCAGCTGCTGAGGACGGCAGCACTTGCTCAGGAGCGCTCCTGCCCCACCCAGCTCGTCCGATTCAGATAAAGAAGCCCATACGGTCATCAGCTCCAGGTTGTGCTCCACCTGCTGAACCACCGACTCCAAGTCCTGGTAGTCGCTTTCCTCCTTGATCATTTTTGCTTCTAATTTCCGCTCAAGTGTCCTCACCCTTGTTAAAGAAAAACCCGCGTTGTTAATTTCTGTGGCTACTTTTAAGAGGACTACAAAAAGATACCTCCTTGGCCAGATAAAACCCGCTAAGAGCCTGTCATGGAATGGGTCTCAGGCACAGAGGGGAGGCAGCAGCAGCCTCAGGCCTGGACCTGCAGCCACCAGGCAGGCGTGCAGGGAACGGCTCCCACAGCACTGCTGCTCCAACAAGGCGTTTGGTGGCTTTTTGTCTGAAGTTTAAAATAAACCtcggccaggcgccgtggctcacgcctataatcccaacgctttaggagcctgaggcgggaggattccttgagccgaggagtttgagacaagcctgggcaacgtagtgagaccctgtctctacagaaataagatttaaaaattagccaggtgcagtggtgaacgcccggtcccagctactcaggaggctgagatgggaggatcgctggagccaaggaggtcaaggctgcagtgagccgtgattgcgccactgcacccgaGCCTGGGTGACgcggcaagactctgtctcaaaataaacttttacGCAGAACAGAGAAATATGTTTGATGCTgaacatttatatacaataaaaccCAGATCTGGTTTGACTCTGATTACTTCATTATCATTTAAAAACGGATTTCCCTGTGGATTACATGTTGTGGATTGCATTCCTAACTAAAAGCTTACATACATTTCTGTTTGAGCTTCAGAGAAGCTCTGAACCTCATTCAGCTTTCTTCTCAGCTTAGAATTTTCATCTTTCAGCTGTGGAGAGAGAACATCCTTATTAGAAAGTCGGCACGTCTCGCTCAAAAGGGCGTGTGCTTCTGCGGTCTGGCTCTAGAGCCTCCTGAGAAGCAGAGATGGCTGGGTCAGTGCAGCATCCACCTGCAGCCACTACAGAGGAAGACCACAGACGGAGGCGGGCACTTTTCAGAGACCTGTGGTCACAGATACCAGTTAATTTTACTCagaggccgggggcagtggctcgcgcctgtaatcccagcactttgggaggccgaggtgggcggatcacaacgtcaggagtttgagaccagcctggccaacatggtgaaacccccatctctactaaaaatacaaaaattagccgggcgtggtggcgggcgcctgtagtcccagctactcgggaggctgaggcaggagaatggcatgaacccaggaggtggaggttgcggtgagccgagatcgtgccaccgcactccagcatgagcaacagagacactgtctcaggaaaaaaaaaattttttttttttttttttgaaacagagtttcactcttgtcgcctaggctggagtacaatggcgcgatctcggctcacggaacctccacctcctgggttcaagcgattctcctgccccagcctcccaagtagctgggactacaggcgcccgccaccacgcccggctaatttttgtatttttagtagagacagggtttcaccatgttggtcaggctggtctcaaactg
The nucleotide sequence above comes from Nomascus leucogenys isolate Asia chromosome 8, Asia_NLE_v1, whole genome shotgun sequence. Encoded proteins:
- the ENTR1 gene encoding endosome-associated-trafficking regulator 1 isoform X3 — translated: MVRTLERKLEAKMIKEESDYQDLESVVQQVEHNLELMTKRAVKAENHVVKLKQEISLLQAQVSNFQRENEALRCGQGASLTVVKQNADVALQSLRVVMNSAQTSIQQLVSGAETLNLVAELLKSIDRISEIKDEEEDS